The Gemmata palustris genome includes a region encoding these proteins:
- a CDS encoding FliA/WhiG family RNA polymerase sigma factor, giving the protein MIVTQTETDIQTVWLEYRERPTVELRNRLVERYLSLVKYNAERIWSRLPDGVELDDLISAGVFGLLDAIDAFDLSRGVKFETYCVPRIRGAMLDELRTMDWVPRLVRSKASKMEACRKQLEAALGRPPKPEELSEKLGIPLEQLDSHLGEATAVNLVSLNKKWYETDSYKDVREIDILEDKKAEDPTGRLQNRDLMKLVTRGLNRNERLIVILYYYEEMTMKEIGATLNLSESRVSQMHSSIVARLQAHLAKRKGEFNQN; this is encoded by the coding sequence TTGATCGTGACCCAAACCGAGACGGACATCCAGACCGTTTGGCTGGAGTACCGCGAGCGCCCGACCGTCGAGCTGCGCAACCGGCTCGTCGAGCGGTACCTGTCGCTCGTCAAGTACAACGCCGAGCGCATCTGGTCCCGTTTGCCGGACGGCGTCGAACTCGACGACCTCATCAGCGCCGGCGTTTTCGGGTTGTTGGACGCGATCGACGCGTTCGACCTCTCCCGCGGAGTCAAGTTCGAGACGTACTGCGTGCCCCGCATCCGCGGCGCCATGCTCGACGAACTGCGCACGATGGACTGGGTGCCGCGTTTGGTCCGCAGCAAGGCGAGCAAGATGGAGGCGTGCCGCAAGCAGCTCGAAGCCGCCCTGGGCCGCCCGCCCAAGCCGGAAGAGCTCTCCGAGAAGCTCGGCATCCCGCTCGAACAGCTCGATTCGCACCTGGGCGAAGCGACCGCGGTCAACCTCGTGAGCCTCAACAAGAAGTGGTACGAGACGGACAGTTACAAGGACGTGCGCGAAATCGACATCCTTGAGGACAAGAAGGCCGAGGACCCGACCGGGCGCCTTCAGAACCGCGACCTGATGAAGCTCGTGACCCGCGGCCTCAACCGCAACGAGCGCCTCATCGTCATCCTCTACTACTACGAGGAGATGACGATGAAGGAGATCGGGGCGACGCTCAACCTGAGCGAGTCGCGCGTGAGCCAGATGCACTCGAGCATCGTCGCCCGGCTGCAAGCTCACCTCGCGAAGCGCAAGGGCGAGTTCAACCAGAACTGA
- a CDS encoding M28 family peptidase, with protein MNQVFGWALGATLVAVGVGGPLWWVTRSSAPEPEKGQLPTMDDAPDPNDPPKKTEFGTGTDDKGIEVKFDSERALKYLKQLCDIGPRISDTEGMKKQQELIEAHFKKLGATVTRQEFKAKQQSQKNQNDFVNLIISWHPDKAKRVLLTTHYDTRPIADQEANPKNWTKPFASANDGTSGVAFLMELGHHMKDLKSEYGVDFVLFDGEEFVFETNRFGGGDRYFIGSEHFADEYLKAKDKRKYKYEAGVLFDLFAGKDAALKVELYSWDAARPLVDQIWGVAKAVGAKSFKYEKGYEVQDDHLALNRVGIPTVDVIDFDYPHWHKLTDTADKVSGTQLAEVSKVITTWLQKIK; from the coding sequence ATGAACCAGGTGTTCGGATGGGCGCTCGGGGCGACTCTGGTCGCGGTCGGCGTGGGCGGTCCACTCTGGTGGGTGACGCGCTCCAGTGCGCCCGAACCGGAGAAGGGACAACTCCCCACGATGGACGACGCCCCCGACCCCAACGACCCGCCGAAGAAGACCGAGTTCGGCACGGGCACCGACGATAAGGGCATCGAGGTCAAGTTCGATTCCGAACGGGCGCTCAAGTACCTCAAGCAGCTCTGCGACATCGGCCCCCGCATCAGCGACACCGAGGGCATGAAGAAACAGCAGGAGCTGATTGAGGCGCACTTCAAGAAGCTCGGGGCCACCGTCACGCGGCAGGAGTTCAAGGCGAAGCAGCAGAGCCAAAAGAACCAGAACGACTTCGTGAACCTCATCATCTCGTGGCACCCGGACAAGGCCAAGCGCGTGCTCCTCACCACGCACTACGACACCCGCCCGATCGCCGACCAGGAGGCCAACCCCAAGAACTGGACCAAGCCGTTCGCGAGCGCGAACGACGGCACCAGCGGCGTCGCGTTCCTGATGGAACTGGGGCACCACATGAAGGATCTGAAGAGCGAGTACGGGGTGGACTTCGTCCTCTTCGACGGCGAAGAGTTCGTGTTCGAGACGAACCGGTTCGGGGGCGGGGACCGCTACTTCATCGGGTCCGAGCACTTCGCCGACGAGTACCTGAAGGCGAAGGACAAGCGGAAGTACAAGTACGAGGCCGGGGTGCTGTTCGACCTGTTCGCCGGGAAGGACGCGGCCCTGAAGGTGGAACTGTACTCGTGGGACGCCGCGCGCCCGCTCGTGGACCAGATTTGGGGCGTGGCGAAGGCGGTCGGCGCGAAGTCGTTTAAGTACGAAAAGGGGTACGAGGTGCAGGACGACCACCTCGCCCTCAACCGCGTCGGCATCCCGACCGTAGACGTGATCGATTTCGATTACCCGCACTGGCACAAACTGACCGACACCGCCGACAAGGTCTCTGGTACCCAACTGGCCGAGGTGTCGAAGGTCATCACGACATGGCTCCAGAAGATCAAATGA
- a CDS encoding M24 family metallopeptidase → MSVPSPGAPGAERLAARRADIEAKQDLVAGVLAEMECEAVILLMPAHVSWFTAGLSARGLIADSERPGIFTNGRQRWLLCSNVDTQRLFDEELDQLGFQLKEWTWSGGRSELLYNITVGHTIAADRPFPSVPMANDRLRPLLRVLSAYEQEQYRELGHAVAHAVEATARTVQLGDTEEEIAGQLGHRLLHRGTEPAALSVIADARGEKFRRAGFTSAPVARTCTIQATGQRDGLFATAARTVSFGPPPDEFRSAFGLAVKLAAVYRSYTAPGATVAPVADATGIVLADTPFEFDVRLSQPGYGAGRFAAEELRRAGHDEPLSAGQAVVWQPRVGPAASVDTVLVTATGHEPVTPPTDWPFKRVTVRGAAHDIPDMLVRPTSGEA, encoded by the coding sequence ATGAGCGTTCCGTCGCCGGGCGCGCCGGGGGCCGAGCGGCTCGCGGCGCGCCGCGCCGATATCGAAGCGAAGCAGGACCTCGTCGCCGGCGTGCTCGCCGAGATGGAGTGCGAGGCGGTGATCCTGCTGATGCCGGCGCACGTCTCCTGGTTCACGGCGGGCCTGAGCGCGCGGGGCCTGATCGCGGACTCCGAGCGCCCCGGCATCTTCACCAACGGCCGGCAGCGGTGGCTGCTGTGCTCGAACGTGGACACGCAGCGCCTCTTCGACGAGGAGCTGGACCAACTCGGGTTCCAACTCAAGGAGTGGACCTGGTCCGGCGGGCGCTCCGAACTGCTTTACAACATCACGGTGGGTCACACGATCGCGGCGGACCGACCGTTCCCCAGCGTGCCGATGGCGAACGACCGGTTGCGCCCGCTGTTGCGCGTCCTCTCGGCCTACGAACAGGAGCAGTACCGCGAACTGGGGCACGCGGTCGCGCACGCGGTCGAAGCGACCGCGCGCACCGTCCAGCTCGGCGACACCGAGGAGGAGATCGCGGGCCAGCTCGGGCACCGGCTGCTCCACCGCGGGACCGAGCCGGCCGCGCTCAGCGTGATCGCTGACGCGCGCGGGGAGAAGTTCCGCCGGGCCGGGTTCACGTCCGCACCGGTGGCCCGCACCTGTACCATTCAGGCGACCGGCCAGCGCGACGGGCTGTTCGCCACCGCCGCGCGCACCGTGAGCTTCGGCCCCCCTCCAGACGAGTTCCGCTCCGCGTTCGGCCTCGCGGTGAAACTGGCCGCGGTCTACCGCTCCTACACGGCGCCCGGCGCCACGGTCGCGCCCGTGGCCGACGCGACCGGCATCGTCCTCGCGGACACGCCCTTCGAGTTCGACGTGCGGCTGAGCCAACCGGGGTACGGGGCGGGGCGGTTCGCGGCCGAGGAGCTGCGCCGCGCCGGGCACGACGAGCCGCTCTCGGCGGGGCAGGCGGTCGTGTGGCAGCCGCGCGTCGGGCCGGCCGCGAGCGTCGATACCGTTCTGGTCACCGCGACCGGTCACGAGCCGGTCACGCCCCCGACCGACTGGCCCTTCAAGCGCGTCACCGTGCGCGGCGCAGCGCACGACATCCCGGACATGCTCGTGCGCCCCACGAGCGGCGAGGCGTGA
- a CDS encoding DUF4198 domain-containing protein, whose translation MSRMIGAVVVGLFAVAGAHAHFPFIVPDAKGETAKVVFSDNLEPDTAVNIEKIAETKLTLRDATGKDAPVEWKKEDGFYAVNVPGSGDRVLFGVTDYGVLQKGDAKPFKLAYYPKAVIGTAVTKPVGDKVALEVVADGKPGALRFQVLAAGKPLANSEVTVMLPAGGKKAVTTDKDGYTPVYDAAGRYGVYAKHVEAKAGEHAGKKYDEIRSYATLVCDAAK comes from the coding sequence ATGTCTCGCATGATCGGAGCGGTGGTCGTCGGGCTGTTCGCGGTGGCGGGGGCGCACGCGCACTTTCCGTTCATCGTGCCGGACGCGAAGGGCGAAACGGCTAAGGTCGTATTCAGCGACAACCTGGAGCCGGACACGGCCGTGAACATCGAGAAGATCGCGGAAACCAAACTCACGCTGCGCGACGCGACCGGGAAGGACGCGCCTGTGGAGTGGAAGAAGGAGGACGGGTTTTACGCGGTGAACGTGCCCGGGAGCGGCGACCGCGTGCTGTTCGGCGTGACCGACTACGGCGTGCTCCAAAAGGGCGACGCGAAGCCGTTCAAGCTCGCGTACTACCCGAAGGCGGTCATCGGCACCGCGGTCACGAAACCGGTCGGGGACAAGGTCGCGCTGGAAGTGGTCGCCGACGGTAAGCCCGGCGCGCTGCGGTTCCAGGTGCTGGCCGCGGGCAAGCCGCTGGCGAACTCGGAAGTGACCGTGATGCTCCCGGCCGGCGGGAAGAAGGCCGTGACGACCGACAAGGACGGCTACACCCCGGTCTACGACGCGGCCGGGCGCTACGGCGTGTACGCGAAGCACGTCGAGGCGAAGGCGGGCGAGCACGCGGGCAAGAAGTACGACGAGATCCGCAGTTACGCGACGCTCGTGTGCGACGCGGCGAAGTAG
- a CDS encoding S8 family serine peptidase, with product MGASRGPRSSRPFLQVEHLEDRTTPSYDPTLSLSQHIAAGDVASDRIIVVANAGTSAATLSAAPFVSNVVALGNNMYSVRLTAGTDVGGALAYYGTVPGVAWAEPDQILHAAVVPNDSSYGSLYGPAKIGAEAAWNITTGNPNFVVGVIDTGVDYTHPDLAANMWRNPGEIPGNNTDDDGNGYVDDVYGWDFYDNDNDPMDEEEHGTHVSGTIGAVGNNDIGVAGINWNVKIMALRFLGPGGGSTSGAIGAINYSVAMGVKVTNNSWGGGGYSQALARTIGRAQSAGQIFVVAAGNDGVDNDVTTAVPANYSTSFDNVITVAATDSEDKLADFSQYGARTVTIAAPGVAIFSTFPNNSYGLLDGTSMATPHVAGAIALYWGANPTLSYTQVINKLKTSVDKISGLAGKVSTGGRLNVAKMFNLTDIPPIVVDAPAGTEVVRVLGTGGETKLALDPYRGFLGGVVAAAGDLNGDGVADVVTAATLGGHVKVFDGATGQEIRSFFAFEGYKGPINLAIGDLTGDGIGDIIVAANLNGHVKVFDGATGDLTFSSLVYQGYRGAIAVSAADTDGDGNNDLVTAADGGAGVHVKAFAAGTLRLHDSFLATGAGPWSNFSISAADLDLDGVAELLVSQGPRVRVIDSRTRAVRADFLAFDPLSKDRVTVQAARYTGDPSAELVVIRETQGRSQVKVFDGPNFELEDSFFADVR from the coding sequence ATGGGTGCTTCGCGTGGCCCGCGCTCCAGTCGCCCGTTCCTCCAGGTGGAGCACCTCGAGGATCGGACCACTCCCTCTTACGACCCCACGCTCTCATTGTCCCAGCATATCGCTGCCGGCGATGTCGCGAGCGACCGCATCATCGTCGTCGCGAACGCGGGCACGAGCGCCGCAACGCTTTCGGCCGCACCGTTCGTCAGCAACGTTGTGGCGCTGGGGAACAACATGTACAGTGTGCGGCTGACCGCCGGCACAGACGTGGGCGGGGCGCTCGCATACTACGGGACCGTGCCCGGGGTCGCGTGGGCCGAGCCGGACCAGATCCTCCACGCCGCGGTGGTCCCCAACGACTCGTCCTATGGGTCGCTCTACGGACCGGCCAAGATCGGCGCCGAAGCCGCGTGGAACATAACCACCGGCAACCCCAATTTCGTGGTCGGGGTGATCGACACGGGAGTGGACTACACGCACCCGGACCTCGCCGCCAACATGTGGAGGAACCCCGGGGAGATCCCGGGCAACAACACCGACGACGACGGCAACGGGTACGTCGATGACGTTTACGGGTGGGACTTCTACGACAACGACAACGACCCGATGGACGAAGAAGAGCACGGCACGCACGTGTCCGGCACCATCGGCGCGGTGGGCAACAACGACATCGGGGTCGCGGGCATCAACTGGAACGTCAAGATCATGGCCCTCCGGTTCCTCGGGCCCGGCGGCGGGTCCACGAGCGGCGCGATCGGCGCGATCAACTACTCGGTCGCGATGGGCGTGAAGGTCACGAACAACAGTTGGGGCGGCGGGGGCTACAGCCAGGCCCTGGCCCGCACGATCGGCCGCGCCCAGAGCGCCGGCCAGATCTTCGTTGTAGCCGCCGGCAACGACGGCGTGGACAACGATGTTACGACCGCGGTACCGGCCAACTACTCCACGTCGTTCGACAACGTCATCACCGTCGCCGCAACCGACAGCGAAGATAAGCTGGCCGACTTCTCGCAGTACGGCGCCCGCACGGTCACCATCGCCGCTCCGGGCGTGGCCATCTTTAGCACCTTCCCGAACAACTCATACGGGCTCCTCGACGGCACCTCGATGGCGACCCCGCACGTGGCCGGGGCCATCGCACTGTATTGGGGCGCGAACCCGACCCTCAGCTACACACAGGTCATCAACAAGCTCAAGACCTCAGTAGACAAGATCAGCGGGCTGGCCGGGAAAGTGTCCACCGGCGGGCGATTGAACGTGGCGAAGATGTTCAACCTGACCGACATCCCTCCCATTGTGGTGGACGCGCCGGCCGGAACCGAGGTCGTCCGGGTGCTCGGCACGGGCGGAGAGACGAAGCTCGCACTGGACCCGTACCGCGGGTTCCTCGGCGGTGTCGTGGCTGCTGCGGGCGATCTGAACGGGGACGGCGTGGCCGACGTGGTCACTGCCGCAACGCTCGGTGGGCACGTCAAAGTGTTCGACGGTGCGACCGGGCAAGAAATCCGGAGCTTCTTCGCGTTCGAGGGGTACAAAGGCCCCATCAACTTGGCCATTGGCGACCTGACCGGGGACGGGATCGGCGACATTATTGTCGCGGCCAACCTGAACGGGCACGTCAAGGTGTTCGACGGCGCCACCGGGGATCTGACGTTCAGCTCGCTCGTGTACCAGGGGTACCGCGGAGCGATCGCCGTGTCCGCGGCCGACACGGACGGGGACGGCAACAACGACCTCGTTACCGCGGCCGACGGCGGGGCCGGGGTTCACGTCAAGGCGTTCGCTGCGGGTACGCTGCGTCTCCACGACTCGTTCCTCGCCACTGGCGCGGGCCCCTGGTCCAATTTCAGCATCTCGGCCGCCGACCTGGACCTCGACGGGGTCGCGGAACTGCTCGTCTCGCAAGGACCGCGGGTGCGAGTCATCGACTCGCGGACGAGGGCCGTGCGGGCCGACTTCCTGGCGTTCGACCCGCTTTCCAAGGACCGCGTGACGGTCCAAGCCGCCCGCTACACCGGCGACCCGAGCGCCGAACTGGTGGTGATCCGCGAAACGCAGGGCCGCTCACAGGTCAAGGTGTTCGACGGGCCAAACTTCGAGCTCGAAGATTCGTTCTTCGCCGACGTCCGCTAA
- a CDS encoding DHH family phosphoesterase: MPLDWSPLVDLLRRHERPLLMTHIRPDADGMGAQLALYDALVALGRKPRVAIASKLLPRYEFLDPQRRVIEDFKPATFTDRDCVVVLDTGTWNQLGDFGDWLKKSPLPRAVVDHHRTQDDLGGLQLVDITAEATGRLAYEIIRALGAPISPQAAHHLFMAIATDTGWFRHPNATPATFTLCGELVAAGANPTVLYEQLYEAATLARFKLTAVALERLAVRANGKIAFTEIALGDYEKTGAVPGDTEDLINYPRGVEGVDLALVFIEQPGGGTKVSFRSRAADVSKLAEQFGGGGHKLASGARVNRPLAEARETVLAAAIALLEQ; the protein is encoded by the coding sequence ATGCCGCTTGATTGGTCCCCGCTGGTAGACCTCCTCCGCCGTCACGAACGCCCGCTGTTGATGACCCACATTCGCCCCGACGCGGACGGGATGGGGGCACAGCTCGCCCTGTACGACGCGCTGGTGGCGCTCGGGCGTAAGCCGCGCGTGGCGATCGCGAGCAAGCTGCTCCCACGCTACGAGTTTCTCGACCCGCAGCGGCGCGTGATCGAAGACTTCAAACCCGCCACGTTCACGGACCGCGATTGCGTGGTGGTGCTCGACACGGGGACGTGGAACCAACTGGGCGACTTCGGCGACTGGCTGAAGAAATCTCCGCTCCCGCGTGCCGTGGTGGATCACCACCGAACGCAGGACGATCTGGGCGGTTTACAACTGGTGGACATCACCGCCGAGGCGACCGGCCGACTGGCCTACGAGATCATTCGGGCGCTGGGCGCGCCGATCTCGCCACAGGCCGCACACCACTTGTTCATGGCGATCGCGACGGACACGGGGTGGTTCCGGCACCCGAACGCGACCCCGGCGACTTTCACCCTTTGTGGCGAGTTGGTCGCGGCTGGGGCGAACCCGACGGTTCTGTACGAGCAGTTGTACGAGGCCGCGACGCTCGCCCGGTTCAAGCTCACGGCGGTCGCACTGGAGCGACTCGCGGTGCGCGCGAACGGTAAGATCGCCTTCACCGAGATCGCGTTGGGCGACTACGAAAAGACCGGGGCCGTACCGGGCGATACCGAAGACCTGATTAACTACCCGCGCGGCGTGGAGGGCGTGGACCTCGCCCTCGTGTTCATCGAGCAGCCGGGCGGCGGAACGAAGGTGAGTTTCCGGTCGCGCGCCGCAGACGTGTCGAAGCTGGCCGAGCAGTTCGGCGGCGGGGGCCACAAACTCGCGAGCGGCGCCCGCGTGAATCGGCCGCTGGCGGAAGCCCGCGAAACCGTACTGGCCGCAGCAATAGCCCTGTTGGAACAGTAG
- a CDS encoding TetR/AcrR family transcriptional regulator, protein MSATENRKPGRPKDPDLETRRKAQILDTAARVFATYGFANTQVQTIANHVGVGNGTVYRYFPTKEQLFLSAVERGLKELEAEMDATMAQPHTGADLIRAAVRTYLGFFHRRPEMVELFIQERAAFPHHHRPLYFVTKDDEIECKHELFFNRLVDSGVIRPVPRERFFAVIGDLLYGTILTNLLTSRPNDPDAQAEDVLDVVLNGLLVAEKTTKEEKR, encoded by the coding sequence ATGAGTGCCACCGAGAACCGTAAACCGGGGCGCCCAAAAGACCCCGATCTCGAGACGCGCCGAAAAGCGCAAATCCTCGATACGGCCGCGCGCGTGTTCGCAACCTACGGGTTCGCGAACACGCAGGTGCAGACTATCGCGAACCACGTCGGTGTCGGCAACGGCACCGTCTATCGCTACTTCCCGACGAAGGAGCAACTGTTCCTGAGTGCCGTGGAGCGCGGGCTGAAGGAACTCGAAGCGGAAATGGACGCGACGATGGCTCAGCCGCACACTGGTGCGGACCTGATTCGCGCTGCGGTTCGGACGTACTTGGGGTTCTTCCATCGCAGGCCGGAGATGGTGGAGCTCTTTATCCAAGAGCGGGCCGCGTTCCCGCACCACCACCGTCCGCTCTACTTCGTCACCAAGGACGATGAAATCGAGTGCAAGCACGAGCTGTTCTTCAATCGCTTGGTTGATTCCGGCGTGATCCGCCCCGTACCGCGCGAGCGGTTCTTCGCGGTGATTGGCGACTTGCTCTACGGCACCATCCTCACGAACCTGTTGACCAGTCGACCCAACGACCCGGACGCGCAGGCCGAGGACGTGCTCGATGTGGTGCTGAACGGTCTGCTTGTGGCGGAGAAGACTACGAAAGAGGAGAAACGATGA
- a CDS encoding efflux RND transporter periplasmic adaptor subunit, which produces MPLLLLFALPACAPKPGASAADAEAKPVPVTVADAKPMALRRTVPVVGTLYPYEDVTLSPKVGGRVLRAFKDVGDRVAPGEPLLELDATEYRLAVDQARPAFEAELRKLKLITLPATDAAFEQWIPRVDAVAEAKANAELADSELKRAEREMASGVGSRQILDSATNRLTVAKTRVQVAETDARVTLANARRLKAALDDAERKLGDTKLNAPNPAEWSEWLKELGPTTTPLKYAVAQKMVSIGSPVESTPATSCYRLVIDHALKFGATIPEKHAPEVALGQSVELRVEAYPNQLFTGGVARISPTTDTDNRTFAVVIGVRNGDGRLKAGGFATAEIVVRSDTVVTVPPEALVQFAGVNKVFVADGNKAKVVEVGIGARDKEWLEVTGLPVGAKVITSGQSQLVDGALIRIR; this is translated from the coding sequence TTGCCCCTTCTCTTACTCTTCGCCCTCCCCGCTTGCGCACCTAAGCCCGGCGCGTCCGCGGCCGACGCGGAGGCGAAGCCGGTGCCCGTTACGGTGGCCGATGCGAAGCCGATGGCGCTGCGCCGAACGGTGCCGGTTGTCGGCACGCTGTACCCCTACGAAGACGTGACGCTTTCGCCGAAGGTGGGCGGGCGCGTGCTCCGCGCGTTCAAGGACGTGGGCGATCGCGTGGCACCGGGCGAACCGTTGCTCGAACTCGACGCCACCGAGTACCGGCTCGCGGTCGATCAGGCCCGGCCCGCGTTCGAGGCCGAACTCCGCAAGCTGAAACTCATTACGCTCCCCGCGACCGATGCCGCGTTCGAGCAGTGGATCCCGCGCGTGGACGCGGTGGCCGAAGCGAAGGCCAACGCGGAACTCGCCGATTCCGAACTGAAGCGCGCCGAGCGGGAGATGGCGAGCGGTGTTGGATCGAGGCAGATCCTCGACTCGGCCACCAATCGGCTCACGGTCGCGAAGACCCGCGTTCAAGTCGCCGAGACGGATGCGCGAGTCACGCTCGCAAACGCCCGGCGCCTCAAGGCCGCACTCGACGACGCGGAGCGCAAACTCGGCGACACGAAACTGAACGCCCCGAACCCGGCTGAGTGGAGCGAGTGGCTGAAGGAACTCGGCCCGACCACCACGCCGCTCAAGTACGCGGTCGCACAAAAGATGGTGTCGATTGGCTCGCCGGTCGAATCGACGCCCGCAACGAGTTGCTACCGGCTCGTGATCGACCATGCGCTGAAGTTCGGCGCTACCATCCCCGAAAAGCACGCGCCCGAAGTGGCTCTCGGGCAATCCGTGGAACTGCGGGTCGAAGCGTACCCGAACCAGCTCTTTACCGGCGGCGTTGCGCGGATCAGCCCGACGACGGACACGGACAATCGCACGTTCGCCGTGGTGATCGGCGTGCGCAACGGCGACGGTCGGTTGAAGGCCGGCGGGTTTGCGACGGCCGAAATCGTGGTCCGGTCCGACACTGTTGTGACCGTTCCGCCGGAAGCGCTCGTGCAGTTCGCCGGGGTGAACAAGGTCTTCGTCGCGGACGGCAATAAGGCGAAGGTCGTCGAGGTCGGGATCGGTGCGCGCGACAAGGAGTGGCTCGAAGTGACCGGCCTGCCGGTTGGGGCGAAGGTCATCACGAGCGGACAATCGCAGTTGGTGGACGGGGCGCTCATTCGGATCCGCTGA